In the Candidatus Eisenbacteria bacterium genome, GGCCCCCGCCCTTCACACCCGTGCCTCGCGTCGGCGTTGCGTGGCTCGATCCCCCGCGCAACGCGTCGAGGAACGCGGCCATGGTGGGATAGCGGTCGGCCGGGGCCTTGGCCAGCGCGCGCGCCAGGGCCTGCGTGAGGTGACCGGGGGTCGTGGGCCGGAGGGCCGAAGCAGGTCGCGGGTCCACGGTGCGATGCTGGAGGAGGATGCTGTCGCCGGTCGGCCCGTGGAACGGAGGCTGCCCCGTCACCATCTCGTAGAGCACGCACCCGAGCGCATACTGATCCGAGCGGCCGTCGACGAGGGAGCCCGAGGACTGCTCGGGGCTCATGTACGACGGGGTCCCCACGGTCGTGACCGTGCGCGTCTCGGCCGAGGGCGCGGCTCCCGAACCGCGCGCGATGCCGAAGTCCAGGACGAGCGCGTGGCCGTCGGACAGCACGATGTTCTCCGGCTTCACGTCCCGATGGACGAGACCCTGGTCGTGGGCGTACCGGAGGGCGTCGCCCGCCTCGCACGCGATCCGCACCGCGTCCTCGATCGGAAGTTGCCGCTCACGCTCGAGGCGGCGTCGCAGGGACTCACCCGCGAGAAGCGGCATGACGAAGTAGAGAAGTCCTGCGGCCTCGCCGGAGTCGAAGAGCGGAACGATGTGCGGATGGACGAGCCGCGCCGCCGTCTCGATCTCCGCGCGGAAGCGGGCGGGACCGATCGCCTGCGCCACCTCGGGATCGAGCACCTTGATCGCGACCGAGCGGCCGTGCTTCAAATCCCGCGCTTCGAAGACCTGGCCCATGCCGCCGCGCGCCAGCTCGCGTTGCACGTCATAGGTGCTCGCGAGCGCTGCCGTGAGGCGCGCCAGGGTCTCGCGGGACATGGTCCGTTCTCCTTGGAATCGAATTCCCTGCGTCGGGCGGAAGCGTGACTCTACCACGTCACCAGCGCGTCAGGGCGCTTCGATCCCCGACGCCTCGGACGTCGGGGGCGCGACGGCTCCCGCGATCCGCTTCCCGCGCCTCTGATACAGGAACGAAACCACGAGGAGCGCCGCCCCGATCCCCACGGCTCCGGCGAATCGCCAGAACGCGTCGACGCGGTCCAGGTCGATGGCGAGGAACTTGACGACGGTGAGTCCGAAGAGGGCGAGCCCGCTCCAGCGCAGGAAGGCCGAGTTCCGGAGCCACCCGATCGCGAAGAGCACGATGGCCTGGAGCGTCCAGGCGGCGCTCGTGAAGATCGCCGCGAGCGTGCGTGCTCCGCCCGCGGCCGGGCTGCCCGAAGGGGCGAGCGCCACCGCGAGGTGGCCCGCCTCGCGCGCCCACCAGAGGAGCAGGACGAGATTCGCCGCGGCCGCCGCGGTCTCCGGCATGCGCCGCTCGGAAGGTCCGAGCTGCTCGCGCTGGCGCCACAGGAACTCGGAGACGGCGATCAGGGCGAGCGCGCCGAGGGCGACGATGAGCGCGGCCGTGTTGAGGAATGGCGGCTCCCCCGCCGTCCACACGTCCGCCGCCGCGTGCCCGACCCAGAGCCACGCGGCGCCGGCTCCGCCCACGACGTATCCGAAGAAGCGCAGCACGCGCGCTCCCGACCGGCGCGCGAGCACGAGGAGCACGAACGCCTGGACCAGCCACCCGAGAGAGCCGAGCGTCCAGTCCGCGGCGCCCGCCCCGGAGCCCTGGAGTCCCGGCAAGGTCGGGCGCAGTCGTACGGCCTCACGCGCGATCCAGACCATGAGGATGACGTTCGCCGCCCCGGCCACGAACTCCGGCATGCGATCCTCCGCGGGTCCGAGCCGCGCGCGGTCCCGCGCGAGGAGGCTCGACGTCGCGATCGCGACGATCACGCCGAGCGCCACGATGAGCGCGGTGGTGCTCACGAACGGCACGGCCTGGGGTCTCCAGAAGTACTCGCCGCCGTACGCGGCGAGGAGCGCGATCGCACCTCCGATGCCCGCGACGTATCCCGTGTGCCGGAGAACCGCACCGCCCTCGCGCCGCCCCAGGATGGTGAGGACGAGAGCGTGGAGGAGCCACGCCGTCCCGGTGAGGGCGACCGTGGCGCTCCCCGCGTCCGGTCCGGAGATCGGCGGGAGCACGTGTCGCAGCCGCCCCGCTTCCCGGGCGATCCATGTCATGAGGAAGAGGTTCGCGACGACGGCGCTGGTGCCGGGAACCCAGCCGCGCTCGCCGTCGTCCAGGACCTCGCGCTTCCGCCCCACGAGATGCGCCAGGGTGAGAAGCGAGGCCACGCAGAAGAGATCTCGAAGGGACGCGGGGTGGAGGAACCCCGGAACCCCCGTGTGGGTCCACCCTCGGAACAGGACGGTGACGAGCCAGCACGCGGAGAGCGACGAGACGCCGTATCCCAGGAGCCGGAGCCACGCGTCGCGCCCGAGACCGAGACCGAGCGCCACGAGGACGACTCCCTCGACGGCCCACGCCATGGCGAGGTGCTCCGGATCCATGCCGCGCTCGAGCGCGGCGGTGAGGAAGACCGTCGCGGCCCCGGTGAGCGGCTTCCACAGGTCCCGACGCTCCCGCCGCGACTCGATCCAAATCGCGCCCCCGATGTAGAGCGCGCCGAGCGCTCCCAGGAGCCACGCGGCCTGGACGCGCCCCGCGTGCAGGAAGTACGGAACCGAGCCGAGGAGCAGGAGAAGCGGCGCCAGCGCGACCACGAGGAGATCGATGTTCCGAACCGGCGCCGGCGCCCGTGCGAGCCGAACCACTGGCGCGAGACCGAGGGCGGCGAAGAGCGCGGTGAGTCCGAGCTGCGTGCCGAAGCTCCAGGTCGGCGTCGCGTTCGCGGCCCACGTCCACGTGGTGAGGAGCATCGAGAAGATCGCGAGGCCGCTCCACCCGACGGTGGCTGCGAGCGCGAATACGACGCCGTTCACCACCGCGAAGTACGCGAGGAGCGTCGGGAGCGGGAGGCGGAACCCCTGGAGCGGGATCCACACGGACAGGAGCTGCGGCAGGAACGCGCCGATGACCCCCAGCGACGCGATGATCGGCTCGCGCCGGCGGAGCCCGATGGCGATGGTCGCCAGCGCCACCACCGCGAGGAACGAGAACGCGGCCCACTGCGGGAGCACGCCCATCCGGAAGTGCCCGACGTAGAGCGTGATGTAGATCGTCCCGAGTCCCACGCCGATGAGCGCATTCCCGAGCGCCTGCAGGGTGCGCGCGATGACGTTTCCGCGCCACGCGACCACGATGCCCAGGAGCACCCCGGCGAGGACGAGGACTTCGGGGCCGATCCTCCGGGTCGCATACCCCCAGACGATGAGGAAGAAGGCGCCCAGGAGGAGGAGCACCGAGCCGACGTTCTGGAGCCAGATGCCGCCGATCTGCTGCTCCAGGCGGGTCGGGTCGAGGTGCGCGCGCGGCTCGGCGCGCGAGGGATCCTCGTAGCGGGAGCGCGGCGCATGCGGCGGGGTCTCGGGAAGCGTCGGAGCGCGGGATGCTTCCCTAGGGACGGTTTCGACGATGGCCGGCGTGGAGATTACCGGAACAGACGTCGCGGGCGCCGCCGGAGCAGCCGTCGCGGGGACGGGCTCGGACCCGGTGACGGCTTCGCGCGCCGCTTCGTGACGCGGCGCGAGTCGCTCGCGTGCTCGCATCCACTCGCGCTCCAGATTCTCGAGCCTTTCGGCGAGCTCTCGAACTTGACGCCGCTGGTGGAATACCAGGAACACGAGCACCCAGGGCAGGATGCTGAGGATCAGCCCCGCGAGCAGCAACAGCTCCATGTGTTCGCCCCCTCTTGGTGTGACGCGGACCTCGCCGAACGAGAGTGTCCCAGTGCGCCGCGGAGTGGGGAGTCGAATCGCCGCGAACGGTACCACAACCCGAACGTCCTTGGCGTGACCTGCGGGAGAGGTGAGGTGGGCGGGCTAGCGCTCCTGTTCGTGTTTCCGGATGGGCGGAGGAGCGGACGTGGTCACCGGTGCGCCCGCGGCGCTGCTGGAGCTCGGTCTCAGGAACACGTGCGTCCAGATGGTTCCCACCTTGCCGACGCCGTGATGGGTGAAGTACCCGTTCTCGATGTTCGCCCGGTGCCCGCTGCTCGCGAGCCAGGCGCTCAACACGGAGGCGCCCGTCGCGTAACCCCACGCGATGTTCTCGCCCCACGCCCGGTAGGTGATCCCGGCCGCGTCCAGCCGGTCCCCGGGTCCGTCGCCGTCCGGATTCGTGTGGCTGAAGAAGTCGCGGTTCTCCATGTCCTGGCTGTGCGCCGTCGCGACCGCGGCCACACCGGAGTGCCACGCGAGCGGGGAGAGACCCTGCGACACGCGATGCTCGTTCATTCGATCGACGAACGAGATGACCTCGGCGTCGGTCGGGCCGGATCCCGGCGATGGGGACGGACGCGGCGAACCGGCGGACGGCGCCGTCGGAGGGTCGTCGTCCACGCACGCGATCGGGAAGATCGAAACCAGCAGGATCGCCGCGATCCGAAGGACTCGGCCTGGATGTGGATTCACGTGGAGCATGGATTCTCTCGAGTGGAGCACGCGGCGTGCCATGACCTCCTTGGCACCGGCGTTGTCCGCGGGAAGCTTAGGGCCAAGGATTCGAGGACCCTACGGCCCGCGACGCCTCGATCGTTGCGTTTCGCACGGCACGCCCCGTATGTCAGAATGCGCCGCCATGATGAGCACTCCCGCGAACCCGGACTTCGACCGCGCCGTGCGTGAAAGCTTCGCGAAGCAGGAGGCGATGCGAACGCTCGGCGCGTCCCTTCGGCATGTCGCGCCGGGGCAGGTCGAGATCCAGCTTCCTCACCGTGACGACCTGACCCAGCAGCACGGCTTCCTCCACGCGGGCGTGGTGACCGCCGTCCTCGACAGCTCGTGCGGATACGCCGCGTTCAGCCTCATGCCGCCCGGAGCCGGCGTGCTGAGCGTGGAGTTCAAGGTGAACCTTCTCGCGCCGGCGAAGGGGGATGTCCTCGTCGCCCGTGGACGCGTCGTTCGCGCCGGCCGGACGATCACCGTGTGTCAGGCGGACGGATGGATGCTCTCGGACGGCCACGAGACGCCGGTCGCGACGATGCTGGCCACGATCATGACCGTCACCGCCCGTCCGGACGTGGTCGGGTGACCGACAGCTCCACGCCCGTCACGTTCGGCGGGCGGAGGAACACGTGCGTCCAGACGCTCCCGACCTTCCCCACGCCGTGGTGCGTGAAGTTCCCGTTCTCGATGTTCGCGCGATGCGCGCCGCTGTTGATCCAGAAGTTGAAGGCGGACGAAGCCGAGGAGAACCCGTAGCAGTAGTTCTCACCCCACGCCGTGTAGGCGATTCCGGCTTCGGTGAGCCGCTCGTCCGGCCCTTCTCCGTCCGGGTTGACGTGGCCGTAGAAGCCTCGGTCCACCATGTCCTGGCTGTGCGCCTGGGCGACCGCGGCCACCCGCTCGTCCCAGGCGAGGGGATGGAGCCCCCTCGAGGCGCGATGGCTGTTCACCAGATCCACGAGGGACTGAATGGAGGGGTCGGACGGGCCGGCGACCGAGGCCGGTGCGGGCGGCGCGGGAGACGTGGTGATGGACCGAGGCGCCATCGGGCCTCCGTCCTCGGAGCATCCCAGCGGGAGCAGCGTCGCACCAAGGATCGCGGCGATCGCGGTTCCGTGCGGAAGACGTGTCGGTCGGCGTCGCATGTTCCCCCGGAGGTGAGTGACCCATGAGGGAAAGCACGGCACGTGCCATCGCGCGTGGCCGGATGCGTCCACCGCCTGCGAGGAAGTTACGCCGCCTGCGTGCACGTCCGCCCTTCGGTGTGCACGCGCCGGTCCGGAGCCCGCACCGTATCGGACGCTCGCGATCGTGCGGTCTGTGACAAACGGTCCCTGACGCGATAGACTCCGGCGCAGCATCGCTCCGGTGGATCGGGCTCGTTCGAAGCGGAGTCGATTCGATGTGACCCGCGAATGGGAGGCGATCATGGCCGAGGAGATCAAGGTGAGCTGCAAGGGCGGAGCCGGCGGCGCCGGTCCGCCGATCTGGCTCGTGGGGTGGCTGTTCACGATCGGATACTTGAAGCTGACGTTCTGGAAGGGCGTCCTCGCCTTGATCGTGTGGCCCTATTATCTGGGAGCGCACTTCTACAAGCCGCCCGCTCCCTGATCGGGGCGAGCGGCGCGCCCTAGCCGTCCGGTATCGGCCCCAGCTCGAGCGTCATGAAGACGCTGTGCGGATCCTCGCGGTACGGCGGGAACGGCGGACAGAAGCGAAATCCGAATCGGGCGTAGAGGGAGCGCGCCGGAGCGAACGCCTCCATCGACCCCGTCTCCAGACTGAGGCGCCGGTAGGAGCGCGCTCTCGCTTCCTCGAGGACGCGATCGAGAAGACGCGCCGCCACCCCCTTCCCTCGATGCGCGCTCGCCGTGTGCATCGACTTGATCTCGCCGTGACCGGGCGAGAGTTCCTTGAGCGCGGCGCAGCCCGCCAGATCTCCATCGAGCCACGCGCTCCAGAAGGTGATCTCGGGGACGCGAAGCCGGTTCAGGTCGAGCGCGTGCACGCTCTCCGGCGGCGAGTGGGCCGCGGAGTGGTCGAGGTGCGCTCGAAGGAGGGCGGCGATCTCGGGGCCGGTGAGATCGTCCTCACGGATGAGGATGTCCCGGCGCACGTCACGGCTCATGACGCGGTCTCTTCGCGGGGCGAGCGGCGCCTCAGCGGGTCGGGGCCGTGTTCCTGACGGATCGGACTCCCGACCGGCGGGCGATCCCCGCGGCGATCCTCGTCCATGCATAGATCACGAACCCGAGTCCCAGCCCGGCGCCGAGGTAGTAGACTCGCGCTTCAGTCTGGAGCACCGCCGTCTGCATCGCCGCCGGCACCTTGCTCTCGAAGATCCAGAAACCGACGACTCCCGTGAAGAGGCCCAGGACCAAGCTCCCTGCGAGAAGGACCCATCGCCCGACCGCTCCCCAGCTCATCGCACGCTCCCTTTGTGGAGGTGATCCGCCCGTGGTACGTGGCCGCCGGTAGCAGGGTGCGGCGACTATGCACCCAGCCCCTACGGAATCGCAAGGAGCGGAGTTCCCGGAAGTATCCGTGGTCAGCGGCGAGAGAGGACCGCGGTCTGCCTGATAGGTTTGAAGCCGACGCTCATGTAGAGATCTCTCGCGACCGGGTCGCCCGGCCTGAAACAGATCTTGATTCGCCCTGACCCCGCATCGGCGAGAAGGTCGATTCCGGCGGTGAGCAGGTGTCGAGCAAGTCCTCGTCGCTGATGATCGTCTTCGGTTCGCATGGGCTCGACGAGGCCGGTGGCGGTCTCGGGGTCGAGCCAGAACAGCCCGTACGCGGCGATCCTGTCGCGAGTGTCGAGCACGAGAAGGTCGAGGTCGGGGCGATACAGCGACGTTTGGCGCAGACGCGCCTCCACGTCCGGCCCGTTTCGGTGGATCATGTGATGTGGCCGCGGCGTCGTGTCGAGGCGACGGCACAACCGATAGCCCTCGTGCAGCGGGCTGATCGCGGGTCGATCGTCTGCAACCAGCCACGCGTCGACAACCGCGAGCCGGGCGTCT is a window encoding:
- a CDS encoding serine/threonine-protein kinase, with protein sequence MSRETLARLTAALASTYDVQRELARGGMGQVFEARDLKHGRSVAIKVLDPEVAQAIGPARFRAEIETAARLVHPHIVPLFDSGEAAGLLYFVMPLLAGESLRRRLERERQLPIEDAVRIACEAGDALRYAHDQGLVHRDVKPENIVLSDGHALVLDFGIARGSGAAPSAETRTVTTVGTPSYMSPEQSSGSLVDGRSDQYALGCVLYEMVTGQPPFHGPTGDSILLQHRTVDPRPASALRPTTPGHLTQALARALAKAPADRYPTMAAFLDALRGGSSHATPTRGTGVKGGGRIMLAVLPLENRSADPEQEFFTDGMTDELITHLGRVQPKRLGVIARTSAMRYKKTERSAEE
- a CDS encoding CAP domain-containing protein, whose product is MARRVLHSRESMLHVNPHPGRVLRIAAILLVSIFPIACVDDDPPTAPSAGSPRPSPSPGSGPTDAEVISFVDRMNEHRVSQGLSPLAWHSGVAAVATAHSQDMENRDFFSHTNPDGDGPGDRLDAAGITYRAWGENIAWGYATGASVLSAWLASSGHRANIENGYFTHHGVGKVGTIWTHVFLRPSSSSAAGAPVTTSAPPPIRKHEQER
- a CDS encoding CAP domain-containing protein, coding for MAPRSITTSPAPPAPASVAGPSDPSIQSLVDLVNSHRASRGLHPLAWDERVAAVAQAHSQDMVDRGFYGHVNPDGEGPDERLTEAGIAYTAWGENYCYGFSSASSAFNFWINSGAHRANIENGNFTHHGVGKVGSVWTHVFLRPPNVTGVELSVTRPRPDGR
- a CDS encoding DUF2339 domain-containing protein, producing MELLLLAGLILSILPWVLVFLVFHQRRQVRELAERLENLEREWMRARERLAPRHEAAREAVTGSEPVPATAAPAAPATSVPVISTPAIVETVPREASRAPTLPETPPHAPRSRYEDPSRAEPRAHLDPTRLEQQIGGIWLQNVGSVLLLLGAFFLIVWGYATRRIGPEVLVLAGVLLGIVVAWRGNVIARTLQALGNALIGVGLGTIYITLYVGHFRMGVLPQWAAFSFLAVVALATIAIGLRRREPIIASLGVIGAFLPQLLSVWIPLQGFRLPLPTLLAYFAVVNGVVFALAATVGWSGLAIFSMLLTTWTWAANATPTWSFGTQLGLTALFAALGLAPVVRLARAPAPVRNIDLLVVALAPLLLLLGSVPYFLHAGRVQAAWLLGALGALYIGGAIWIESRRERRDLWKPLTGAATVFLTAALERGMDPEHLAMAWAVEGVVLVALGLGLGRDAWLRLLGYGVSSLSACWLVTVLFRGWTHTGVPGFLHPASLRDLFCVASLLTLAHLVGRKREVLDDGERGWVPGTSAVVANLFLMTWIAREAGRLRHVLPPISGPDAGSATVALTGTAWLLHALVLTILGRREGGAVLRHTGYVAGIGGAIALLAAYGGEYFWRPQAVPFVSTTALIVALGVIVAIATSSLLARDRARLGPAEDRMPEFVAGAANVILMVWIAREAVRLRPTLPGLQGSGAGAADWTLGSLGWLVQAFVLLVLARRSGARVLRFFGYVVGGAGAAWLWVGHAAADVWTAGEPPFLNTAALIVALGALALIAVSEFLWRQREQLGPSERRMPETAAAAANLVLLLWWAREAGHLAVALAPSGSPAAGGARTLAAIFTSAAWTLQAIVLFAIGWLRNSAFLRWSGLALFGLTVVKFLAIDLDRVDAFWRFAGAVGIGAALLVVSFLYQRRGKRIAGAVAPPTSEASGIEAP
- a CDS encoding GNAT family N-acetyltransferase: MSRDVRRDILIREDDLTGPEIAALLRAHLDHSAAHSPPESVHALDLNRLRVPEITFWSAWLDGDLAGCAALKELSPGHGEIKSMHTASAHRGKGVAARLLDRVLEEARARSYRRLSLETGSMEAFAPARSLYARFGFRFCPPFPPYREDPHSVFMTLELGPIPDG
- a CDS encoding PaaI family thioesterase; this translates as MSTPANPDFDRAVRESFAKQEAMRTLGASLRHVAPGQVEIQLPHRDDLTQQHGFLHAGVVTAVLDSSCGYAAFSLMPPGAGVLSVEFKVNLLAPAKGDVLVARGRVVRAGRTITVCQADGWMLSDGHETPVATMLATIMTVTARPDVVG
- a CDS encoding GNAT family N-acetyltransferase, whose protein sequence is MGVHYLEAATALLRRVRGVHPTAGLLEAADLHWWWRTPRSTDTLRQLFWFDHLGRPEAAVIATDWGDGIALDPIVMPDATPDWVAHVVERGLAHAGESGFAAVDVAIDRADDVMREVLAGYGFAIKEDARLAVVDAWLVADDRPAISPLHEGYRLCRRLDTTPRPHHMIHRNGPDVEARLRQTSLYRPDLDLLVLDTRDRIAAYGLFWLDPETATGLVEPMRTEDDHQRRGLARHLLTAGIDLLADAGSGRIKICFRPGDPVARDLYMSVGFKPIRQTAVLSRR